The sequence below is a genomic window from Candidatus Afararchaeum irisae.
TGTATCTCCTCAGTGATCGGACCACGTGTTCCCTCGCCTATGACGACGTCGTCGACCTTACGTATAGGAGTGACCTCCGCCGCGGTTCCCGTGAAGAAGAGCTCGTCGGCGTTGTAGAGCTCTCCACGTGAGATGCTCTTCTCAACGACCTCGTATCCTAGGTCGTTCGCTATCTGGGAGACGCTCCTTCTGGTTATTCCGTCGAGAACGCTCGATCCGAGACCCGGAGTGTAGATAGTTCCGTCGTCGACCATGAAGAGGTTCTCCCCGCTTCCCTCTGCGACGTCACCCTCCTTGTTGAGCATTATCGACTCCTCGTATCCACGTTCGAGAGCCTCTGTCTTCGAGAGGAGCGAGTTGACGTAGCCGCCGTTGATCTTCGCCGTGGTTGGCATCTGTGACGAGTGGTACCGCCTCCAAGATGAGACCTGAACCTCGACGCCGTTCTTTATGGCGTCCTCACCGAGGTAGGCTCCCCAGGGCCAGGCAGCGATCGCTGTCCGAACGGGACAGTCGGAGGGATCGACTCCGAGAGAGTTATAGCCGTAGAATGCGACTGGACGTATGTAACACGACTCTAAGCCATTTTCTTCTATGACCTCGTGGGTCGCATCGACGAGTTCCTCGACCGAGTAGTCGAGGTCTATACCGAGTGCGTCGGCACTGTTATGGAACCTCTCGTAATGGTCACGGTGTCGGAAGACAGCGGGTCCTCGGACGGTGTCGTAACACCGGATTCCCTCGAAGACGCCGCTTCCGTAGTGGACTACGTGTGAAAGGACGTGTATCTGAGCGTCTTCCCAGTCCTTGAGATCTCCGTCCATCCATATCTTGTCGACATCTCCGAATGCCATGTTACATACTTGCAAACAGACTTATTACTACTTACGGTACAACGTGGTGGAAACGAAGCTAAAAAGGGAAGTCTCGACGAAGTCCCAACACCAGTGAGATCCACACCGAAAGAGAAGGTGAAGGCGAAGGCTGTCATCGAGATAACACGTCCCGCTAACTCGGTCTTCGCGGGCTTCGCCGCTGTGATAGGAAGCTTCATAGGCGGCTTCTCGTTAGTGCCCGCAGTAGCCGCGGCGACAGTGACAGTCTTCGCAACCGGGGCGGGAAACGCAGTCAACGACTACTTCGACGCCGAGATAGACGCCGTGAACCGTCCTGACCGTCCGATACCCAGCGGACGTCTCTCGGAGAGGGAGGCTCTCGGAACTGCGTCGTCCCTGTTCTTGCTCGCGTTCTTCGTCGTACTGTCTCTTCCGCCTCTCGCGATAGGTATAGGTGTTCTCAACCTGACCGCGCTCGTGACCTACTCGTCACATCTCAAACGTGTTCCGCTCGTCGGAAACCTCGTCGTAGCCTACCTTACGGGAAGTGCGTTTCTCTTCGGTGGCGCAGCCGTCGGAGGAGTCGAGTACACAGCAGTCCTCTTCGTACTGGGTCTTCTCGCGACTCTCGGCAGAGAGATAGTCAAGGACGTTGAGGACATAGAGGGCGACCGCGAGGAGGGTGCAAGGACTCTTCCGATAATCTGGGGGGAAACGAGGTCGCTCATGCTCGCCTCTGTTTCTGTCTTAGTCGCAGTGGGTCTCAGCCCTCTTCCGTACATAAAGGGTATCTTCGGCTTCGCTTACCTCGTGGGTGTAGTGCCCGGCGACCTGATTCTCTTAGCCGGAAGCCTCATCTCTTGGAAGAACCCGTCGAAGGGTCAGAAGCTACTCAAAGTGGGAATGTTCGCGGCGATGGGGGCGTTTGTCTTAGGAAGAGTAGTGGCTTAGTTATCAGTTAAGCCCGCTCATCTTCTTGATCTTGTCGAAGAAGCCCTCGTCAACTTCGATCTCGTCGCCGCCAGCCTCGGCGAACTGTCTCAGGGCTTCGGTCTCCTCGTCGTTGAGGTCGGACGGGTCGGGAGTCACGACCTGTATGTCGACGTACTCGTCTCCACGTCCGCGTCCTCTCATACGTGGCATGCCCTTGTCGCGGAGTCGGAACCTCTCTCCGCTCTGTGTACCCGACGGTACCTCCATCTCGACCTCGCCGTCGAGTGTCGGGACTCTGACTTCGCCACCGAAGACCGCCCTCGGGAAGCTCACGGGATGTGTGTAGTAGATGTCGTCGCCCTCACGGTCGAATCTGTCGTGATCCTCGACCTCGACCTGTATGTAGAGGTCGCCGTCACGTGACCCGGCTTCTCCGGCGTTTCCTCCGCCAGAGACTCTCAGAGTCGTGCCGTCCTCGACCCCCGAGGGTATACGTACCCTCGTCGTCTCTGTCTTTGTCTTCTTCCCGCGTCCGTTACAGTCGGGGCACTCTTCCTCGATTATCTGTCCCGATCCGCCACAGTCGGGACACGGACGGACGGAGGTCGTCGTGCCGAACGGAGTCTGCTGCTGCTGACGTACCTCTCCGCGTCCGCCACACGTCTCACACGTGTGTACGCTTGAGTCGTCCTTCGCTCCGGTTCCTCCACAAGTCTGACACGTCACGTCGTGGGAGTAGGTCACCTCGCGTTCGACGCCCTCGAATGCGTCTTCGAGGCTTATCGTCACCGTCGTCTCGACGTCGGAGCCCCTGTCGGAGCCTCTGCCACGTCCACGACCTTCGCCGAATCCGAAGAGGTCGTTGAAGAGATCCTCGAAGCCACCCATTCCGGAGGCTCCGGCTCCGCCGCCGAATCCACCGGCTCCTGCGCCCGCACCTGCTCCGGCTCCCGCACCCTGGAAGCCGTCCTCGGAGGGATCGAAGCCCTGTTTCTTCGCCTGTTCGAACCTCTGGTGACCCATCTGGTCGTAAGCCTGACGGGCGTCGTCGTCACCGAGTACGTCGTATGCTTCCTGTACCTTCTTGAACCTCTCCTCGGCGTCGTCGTGGTCGCTTATGTCGGGGTGGTACTCACGCGCCTTCTCACGGTACGCCTTCTTGATCTCGTCTTCAGAGGCGTCCTTCGAGACGCCGAGTACGTCGTAGTAGCTCTGGGTCACCTGTCTCACCTAGTTTTACTCGTCTTCTTCGTCGGCGTCTGAGTCTACGTCCTCGAAGTCGACGTCGTTGAAGTCGGCGTCTCCGGCTCCGGCACCGCCTGCGCCCGCACCTGCACCTGCACCGGGTCCTGCGCCAGCGCCGGGGTTAGGTCCTGCGCCCGCGCCAGCACCCGCAGCGCCTGCACCAGGACCTGCGCCTGCCTGAGCCTCCTGCCCGCCGTAGATCTCCTTTCCTATCTCCTGTATAGCCTCCTGGAGATCCTCGGTGACCGACTCGATCTCTTCCTTGTCGGCGTCTTCGTCTTCAAGGACTTCCTCGACGTCGTCTACGGCACTTTCGACCTTCTCGACTGTCTCATCGCTGACGTCCTCCTCGTTGTCCTCGAGCATGCTCTCGGCGTTGTTGACCGCGCTCTCGGCGGCGTTGCGCGCCTCTATACGTTCCCTGCGCTTCTTGTCCTCCTCAGCGTGTTTCTCCGCCTCGTTGACCATATCCTCTATCTCCTCGTCTGTGAGTCCGGTTCCGCCCTCTATCGTGACCGACTTCGACTCTCCGCTTCCCTTGTCCTCAGCCTCGACGTTGACGATTCCGTTCTCGTCTATCGAGAAGGAGACCTCGATCTGGGGGGTTCCGGCGGGTGCAGGTGGGATACCCGACAGAACGAACTCGTCGAGTAGCTCGTTGTCCTCTGCCATCTCACGTTCTCCCTGGAAGACACGGACGTTGACGCTCGTCTGGTTGTCGACAGCGGTCGTGAAGACCTTCGACTCCTCGGTCGGAATCGTAGTATTCCTGTCTATGAGACGTGTGAAGACTCCGCCCTTCGTCTCTATGCCGAGCGACAGCGGAGTAACATCGAGGAGAACGAGGTCGTCGACCTCTCCCGAGAGGACTCCACCCTGTATCGCGGCACCGAGTGCGACTGCCTCGTCGGGGTTGACGTCCTTACGCGGCTCCATTCCTATCTTGTCTTTTACGGCTTCCCTCACAGCCGGGATACGTGTCGATCCTCCGACGAGTATTATCTCGTCTATTCCGTCGACTCCGACGCCGGCGTCCTCTATCGCCTGGTCGACAGGTCCCATCGTCCTCTCGACGAGATCCTCTGTCATCGACTCGAACTTCGCACGCGAGAGATCTTTCTCTATATGCAGGGGACCCGAGTCGTCGGAGGCGACGAACGGGAGGTTGATCGTCGTCTCCTTACGGCTCGAAAGCTCTATCTTCGCCTCCTCGGCGGCGTCCTTGAGACGCTGGAGAGCCATCTTGTCGTCACGTAGGTCGATTCCGTGCTCTTCCTCGAAGTCGTCGGCTAGCCAGTCTATGATAGCCTGGTCGAAGTCGTCTCCTCCGAGTTCGTTGTCACCGCTCGTCGAGACGACCTCATATACTCCACCTCCGAGGTCGAGTATCGAGACGTCGAAGGTTCCTCCTCCGAGGTCGTATACGAGGACG
It includes:
- the dnaJ gene encoding molecular chaperone DnaJ, with product MTQSYYDVLGVSKDASEDEIKKAYREKAREYHPDISDHDDAEERFKKVQEAYDVLGDDDARQAYDQMGHQRFEQAKKQGFDPSEDGFQGAGAGAGAGAGAGGFGGGAGASGMGGFEDLFNDLFGFGEGRGRGRGSDRGSDVETTVTISLEDAFEGVEREVTYSHDVTCQTCGGTGAKDDSSVHTCETCGGRGEVRQQQQTPFGTTTSVRPCPDCGGSGQIIEEECPDCNGRGKKTKTETTRVRIPSGVEDGTTLRVSGGGNAGEAGSRDGDLYIQVEVEDHDRFDREGDDIYYTHPVSFPRAVFGGEVRVPTLDGEVEMEVPSGTQSGERFRLRDKGMPRMRGRGRGDEYVDIQVVTPDPSDLNDEETEALRQFAEAGGDEIEVDEGFFDKIKKMSGLN
- a CDS encoding branched-chain amino acid transaminase, which codes for MAFGDVDKIWMDGDLKDWEDAQIHVLSHVVHYGSGVFEGIRCYDTVRGPAVFRHRDHYERFHNSADALGIDLDYSVEELVDATHEVIEENGLESCYIRPVAFYGYNSLGVDPSDCPVRTAIAAWPWGAYLGEDAIKNGVEVQVSSWRRYHSSQMPTTAKINGGYVNSLLSKTEALERGYEESIMLNKEGDVAEGSGENLFMVDDGTIYTPGLGSSVLDGITRRSVSQIANDLGYEVVEKSISRGELYNADELFFTGTAAEVTPIRKVDDVVIGEGTRGPITEEIQSTFFDVVEGERPEYDAWLDFVGDE
- the dnaK gene encoding molecular chaperone DnaK; this translates as MTTEKIVGIDLGTTNSAMAIMEGGDPEIIENAEGERTTPSVVAFSDDGERLIGKPAKNQAVQNPDRTVQSIKRHMGEDYEVEIDDDTYTPEQISAMTLQKLKRDTEDYLGEEVEKAVITVPAYFSDAQRQATKDAGKIAGLEVERIVNEPTAAAMAYGLDDESDQTVLVYDLGGGTFDVSILDLGGGVYEVVSTSGDNELGGDDFDQAIIDWLADDFEEEHGIDLRDDKMALQRLKDAAEEAKIELSSRKETTINLPFVASDDSGPLHIEKDLSRAKFESMTEDLVERTMGPVDQAIEDAGVGVDGIDEIILVGGSTRIPAVREAVKDKIGMEPRKDVNPDEAVALGAAIQGGVLSGEVDDLVLLDVTPLSLGIETKGGVFTRLIDRNTTIPTEESKVFTTAVDNQTSVNVRVFQGEREMAEDNELLDEFVLSGIPPAPAGTPQIEVSFSIDENGIVNVEAEDKGSGESKSVTIEGGTGLTDEEIEDMVNEAEKHAEEDKKRRERIEARNAAESAVNNAESMLEDNEEDVSDETVEKVESAVDDVEEVLEDEDADKEEIESVTEDLQEAIQEIGKEIYGGQEAQAGAGPGAGAAGAGAGAGPNPGAGAGPGAGAGAGAGGAGAGDADFNDVDFEDVDSDADEEDE
- a CDS encoding geranylgeranylglycerol-phosphate geranylgeranyltransferase; translated protein: MRSTPKEKVKAKAVIEITRPANSVFAGFAAVIGSFIGGFSLVPAVAAATVTVFATGAGNAVNDYFDAEIDAVNRPDRPIPSGRLSEREALGTASSLFLLAFFVVLSLPPLAIGIGVLNLTALVTYSSHLKRVPLVGNLVVAYLTGSAFLFGGAAVGGVEYTAVLFVLGLLATLGREIVKDVEDIEGDREEGARTLPIIWGETRSLMLASVSVLVAVGLSPLPYIKGIFGFAYLVGVVPGDLILLAGSLISWKNPSKGQKLLKVGMFAAMGAFVLGRVVA